One region of Gilliamella sp. ESL0405 genomic DNA includes:
- the yfbR gene encoding 5'-deoxynucleotidase gives MNNSHFFAHLSRLKLISRWPLMRNVRTENVSEHSLQVAFVAHALAIIKNKRFNGKVNPERIALLAMYHDASEVLTGDLPTPTKYYNPQITTEYKKIEKIAQHKLIDMLPQELQDDFRTLIDDDYYDESEKSIVKQADALCAYLKTIEELSAGNNEFRLAEQRLKKTLSERNSPEMDYFLEVFVPSFSLSLDEISME, from the coding sequence ATGAATAATAGCCATTTTTTTGCTCATCTTTCACGATTAAAATTGATTAGCCGTTGGCCATTAATGCGAAATGTTCGTACTGAAAATGTTTCTGAGCATAGCCTTCAAGTCGCTTTTGTGGCACACGCATTAGCAATTATCAAAAATAAACGATTTAATGGCAAAGTCAATCCTGAGCGCATAGCATTGCTTGCTATGTATCATGATGCATCAGAGGTGTTAACCGGTGATTTACCGACACCCACTAAATATTACAATCCGCAAATCACAACTGAATATAAAAAGATTGAAAAAATTGCCCAACATAAACTTATCGATATGTTGCCACAAGAGTTACAAGACGACTTTAGAACGTTGATTGATGATGATTATTATGACGAGTCAGAGAAAAGTATTGTCAAGCAAGCTGATGCCTTATGTGCTTATTTAAAGACTATAGAAGAGCTTAGCGCTGGTAACAATGAATTTCGATTAGCCGAACAAAGATTGAAAAAAACATTATCAGAACGAAATAGCCCGGAAATGGACTACTTTTTGGAAGTATTTGTACCTAGTTTTAGCCTGTCATTAGACGAAATAAGTATGGAATAA
- the dcuS gene encoding DcuS/MalK family sensor histidine kinase: MNYFFNRLSLKVKLISLICLVFILSVIAQNIYIIHVVNDEYLNLSRQRTENIATIISTSDSIIENLQNPTANNLEFIQNYTEQARTFAQVDYIVIFNMQGIRYSHPNKDKIGQLIVGGDEQRALQGESYTSIAKGTLGDAIRAFSPIYNKQQQQIGAVLVGQTLQKINHLVARTSQPIWLSLIASLAIAILLASLLSRNIKKILYGLEPLEMAQLFEERDAIIRTVKEGIVVINREGCITQINNEARRILRIEGKKENIIGQQIADVIPNTRLYEVMMTGIAEYDCEQNINGVVILTNRTPLFVNDSLVGAIASFRDMTEVRSLAENLTGVNRYADALRSQSHEFNNKLHVIYGLAFNNNKQELIDYLEEIIGNKQAESNIISQAIKDPIVAGFLNSKFSRARELGVSLSFNVSGILAPIPDSQVTHSLVTIFGNLIDNGLDAVQFLDNKLIQVNLSINEEAFIFEVNDNGEGISEKDMQHIFKKGFSTKGDNRGIGLYLVVASIDELNGHIQLCDQINKKGTCFKVSLPLKQLYRGKNCHGRRTDC; this comes from the coding sequence ATGAACTACTTTTTTAATCGGTTATCGCTTAAAGTCAAATTAATCAGTTTAATTTGTTTGGTTTTTATATTATCAGTTATTGCACAGAATATTTATATTATTCATGTTGTTAACGATGAATACTTAAACCTTTCTCGCCAGCGCACCGAAAATATAGCCACTATCATCTCTACATCAGATAGCATTATTGAAAATTTACAAAATCCGACGGCCAATAATCTTGAATTTATTCAGAACTATACCGAGCAAGCCAGAACATTTGCTCAAGTAGATTATATCGTTATTTTTAATATGCAAGGCATTCGATATTCTCATCCCAATAAAGATAAAATCGGTCAACTTATTGTTGGCGGGGACGAGCAAAGAGCGTTACAAGGCGAGTCTTATACTTCAATAGCCAAAGGTACGTTAGGTGATGCGATACGTGCATTTAGCCCTATTTATAATAAGCAACAACAACAAATTGGAGCGGTTTTAGTTGGGCAAACACTGCAAAAAATTAATCATTTAGTAGCCAGAACAAGTCAGCCTATATGGCTGTCACTTATTGCATCATTAGCCATTGCGATTTTATTAGCCTCATTATTATCCCGTAACATAAAAAAGATATTGTATGGACTTGAACCGTTAGAAATGGCTCAACTTTTTGAAGAAAGAGATGCAATTATCAGAACGGTCAAAGAAGGAATTGTTGTAATTAACCGAGAAGGTTGTATCACTCAAATAAATAATGAGGCAAGAAGAATATTACGTATTGAAGGTAAAAAAGAAAATATTATTGGTCAACAAATTGCTGATGTGATCCCTAATACCCGTTTATACGAAGTTATGATGACCGGCATAGCCGAATATGATTGTGAACAAAATATTAATGGGGTTGTAATTTTAACTAATCGTACTCCTTTATTTGTTAACGATTCGTTAGTTGGGGCAATTGCCTCATTCAGAGATATGACAGAAGTTCGATCACTGGCAGAAAACCTTACCGGCGTCAATCGTTATGCTGATGCTTTACGTTCACAGTCGCATGAATTCAATAACAAATTACATGTAATTTACGGACTGGCATTTAACAATAATAAACAGGAACTTATCGATTATCTTGAAGAGATAATTGGTAACAAACAAGCTGAATCGAATATCATCAGCCAAGCAATTAAAGATCCGATCGTGGCGGGTTTTCTTAATAGTAAATTTAGTCGAGCACGTGAATTAGGTGTGTCATTATCTTTTAATGTGAGTGGGATCTTAGCACCGATTCCCGATTCTCAAGTTACCCATAGTCTGGTGACTATTTTTGGTAACCTTATCGATAATGGCTTAGATGCAGTCCAATTTTTAGATAATAAACTGATTCAAGTAAATTTATCGATTAATGAAGAAGCGTTTATCTTTGAAGTCAATGATAATGGAGAAGGCATTAGCGAAAAAGATATGCAGCATATCTTCAAAAAAGGTTTTTCAACCAAAGGAGACAATCGAGGGATTGGTCTCTACTTAGTTGTAGCTAGTATTGATGAGCTTAATGGTCATATTCAATTATGTGATCAAATTAATAAAAAAGGAACGTGTTTTAAAGTATCATTACCACTTAAACAGCTTTATAGAGGAAAAAACTGTCATGGTAGACGTACTGATTGTTGA
- a CDS encoding response regulator, with amino-acid sequence MVDVLIVEDDPMVAELNKKYLHMVPGFNLVANVVNGEQALHFIHDNHVDLILLDVFMPKLNGLELLQHIRISYPKIDIIMVTAACNTNDIQAALRLGVIDYIVKPFTFGRLRTALISYQERIRLLSSSKILNQDQLDDRIFAKPVSQNKSLPKGIDRQTLKKVREVIIEYNKEFSMSDIVELIPLSRISLKKYLDYLEDLGELESHLTYLSIGRPVKCYIYQK; translated from the coding sequence ATGGTAGACGTACTGATTGTTGAAGATGACCCAATGGTGGCAGAATTAAATAAAAAGTATTTGCATATGGTACCGGGTTTTAATTTAGTTGCTAATGTGGTTAATGGTGAACAAGCTTTACATTTTATTCATGATAATCATGTTGACTTAATCTTGCTTGATGTATTTATGCCCAAATTAAACGGGCTTGAGCTATTACAACATATTCGTATTAGTTACCCTAAAATTGATATTATTATGGTAACAGCCGCTTGTAATACCAATGATATTCAAGCAGCTTTACGTCTGGGCGTGATTGATTATATCGTAAAACCATTCACATTTGGCAGGCTCAGAACAGCACTTATTTCTTATCAAGAACGGATACGGTTATTGTCCTCAAGCAAAATATTAAATCAAGATCAGTTAGATGATCGCATTTTTGCCAAACCCGTTAGCCAAAATAAAAGTCTACCCAAAGGGATTGATAGACAGACATTGAAAAAAGTGCGGGAAGTAATCATCGAATATAATAAAGAATTTTCAATGAGCGATATTGTCGAATTAATCCCATTATCTCGTATATCATTGAAAAAATATCTTGATTATTTGGAAGATCTTGGCGAACTGGAAAGCCATTTAACTTACTTATCAATAGGCCGACCGGTTAAATGTTATATTTATCAAAAATAA